In a single window of the Novosphingobium sp. IK01 genome:
- the zwf gene encoding glucose-6-phosphate dehydrogenase, producing MADGSCSALLLFGATGDLSRRMLLPSLYALHEDGLIAPGLRFVGTARSAHDDAEFREFARLALDEFLPADRKDETKLASFLDRLEYQTLDASDIDGFAALADKLGDTSGGLSIFLSTAPALFEPTIEGLRRAGLAHANVRIGLEKPLGNDLASSRRINDAVAAGFAENQIFRIDHYLGKETVQNLMALRFANMMFEPLWNAGNIDHVQITVSETVGLEGRKGFYDDTGALRDMVQNHMLQLLALTAMEPPRDFDATSIRDEKVKVLRALRPVAAEEMVRGQYRSGAVRAESVAGYVEDLGQPSDTETFVAIKAHIENWRWQGVPFYLRTGKRLGERRSEIVVQFKQVPHNIFAERGARLRANRLVIRLQPEEYVRLQVMAKEPGLDRGGVVLREVNLDLSLTTAFAKARRRIAYERLLLDLIEGEQTLFVRRDEVEAQWKWIDAIRAVWARDDLECKPYAAGSWGPNAAIALTERDGRSWND from the coding sequence ATGGCCGACGGCAGTTGTTCTGCGCTTTTGCTTTTCGGCGCGACCGGCGATCTTTCGCGCCGGATGCTCTTGCCCTCGCTCTATGCCCTGCACGAGGATGGCCTGATCGCGCCGGGTCTGCGCTTTGTCGGGACCGCGCGCTCGGCGCATGACGATGCCGAATTCCGCGAATTTGCCCGGCTGGCGCTCGACGAGTTCCTGCCCGCCGACCGCAAGGACGAGACCAAGCTTGCCAGTTTCCTCGACCGCCTCGAATACCAGACGCTCGATGCCTCGGACATCGACGGCTTTGCCGCGCTCGCCGACAAGCTGGGCGATACGAGCGGCGGGCTCTCGATTTTCCTGTCGACCGCGCCCGCGCTGTTCGAGCCGACCATTGAAGGCCTGCGCCGCGCGGGGCTGGCCCATGCCAATGTGCGGATCGGCCTTGAAAAGCCGCTGGGCAACGATCTGGCGTCGAGCCGCCGCATCAACGACGCGGTGGCAGCCGGTTTTGCCGAGAACCAGATTTTCCGCATCGACCACTATCTGGGCAAGGAAACCGTCCAGAACCTGATGGCGCTGCGCTTTGCCAACATGATGTTCGAGCCGCTGTGGAACGCGGGCAATATCGACCATGTGCAGATCACGGTCAGCGAGACGGTCGGCCTCGAAGGGCGCAAGGGCTTCTACGACGATACCGGCGCGCTGCGCGACATGGTGCAGAACCACATGCTCCAGCTTCTCGCGCTCACCGCGATGGAGCCGCCGCGCGATTTCGACGCGACCTCGATCCGCGACGAGAAGGTCAAGGTCCTGCGCGCGCTGCGCCCCGTGGCTGCCGAGGAGATGGTGCGCGGGCAATATCGCTCGGGCGCGGTCAGGGCCGAGAGCGTGGCCGGCTATGTCGAGGATCTGGGCCAGCCTTCGGACACCGAGACGTTCGTGGCGATCAAGGCCCATATCGAGAACTGGCGCTGGCAGGGGGTGCCCTTCTATCTGCGCACCGGCAAGCGTCTGGGCGAGCGTCGCTCGGAAATCGTCGTGCAGTTCAAGCAGGTGCCGCACAACATCTTTGCCGAACGCGGCGCTAGGCTGCGCGCCAACCGGCTGGTGATCCGCCTCCAGCCCGAGGAATACGTGCGCCTTCAGGTCATGGCCAAGGAACCCGGCCTCGACCGCGGCGGGGTGGTCCTGCGCGAGGTGAACCTCGATCTTTCGCTCACCACCGCCTTTGCCAAGGCGCGCCGCCGCATCGCCTATGAACGCCTGCTGCTTGACCTGATCGAGGGCGAGCAGACGCTGTTCGTGCGCCGCGACGAGGTCGAGGCGCAGTGGAAGTGGATCGATGCGATCCGTGCCGTCTGGGCGCGCGACGATCTGGAATGCAAGCCCTATGCCGCCGGAAGCTGGGGCCCCAATGCCGCGATTGCGCTGACCGAACGCGACGGGAGAAGCTGGAATGACTGA
- a CDS encoding Flp family type IVb pilin: MNFIRRLSRRLSQSELVRNEEGATAIEYGLIAALIAVAAITAMGALGNSISNTFNLVSNDMDNAQDGHL; encoded by the coding sequence ATGAATTTCATCCGCCGCCTCTCTCGCCGCCTTTCGCAAAGCGAACTCGTCCGGAACGAAGAAGGCGCCACCGCCATCGAGTATGGCCTGATTGCCGCGCTCATCGCCGTTGCCGCCATCACCGCGATGGGCGCCCTGGGCAACTCGATCTCGAACACCTTCAACCTGGTGTCGAACGACATGGACAACGCCCAGGATGGCCACCTCTAA
- the aroB gene encoding 3-dehydroquinate synthase, translated as MAVIPVAIAGAPYDVVIEPGVLARAGAHCRPFVRKASVPVVTDEHVAAAWRETVTAGLAQAGIASEWLVLPAGEGTKSWESLARVVDFLLGQEVERKDNVIALGGGVIGDLTGFAASMVKRGCGFIQMPTTLLAQVDSSVGGKTAINTPMGKNLVGAFHQPSLVLADPSSLDTLPLRDVRAGYAEVVKYGLIDDPAFFEWCEANAQSLLAGDPAARETAIARSVAAKARIVAQDEKETTGTRALLNLGHTFGHALEAETGFGARLLHGEGVALGMVLAARYSARLGLMSGQDAGRISAHIGAVGLPASLKALGLSCDGERLKNHMLHDKKMDAGTLPFLLMRGIGQTFLARDVDLADIAAFLDSELAA; from the coding sequence ATGGCTGTAATTCCCGTCGCCATTGCCGGCGCCCCCTATGACGTGGTGATCGAGCCGGGCGTGCTGGCCCGTGCGGGCGCCCATTGCCGCCCCTTCGTGCGCAAGGCCAGCGTGCCGGTGGTCACCGACGAACACGTTGCCGCCGCCTGGCGCGAGACGGTCACCGCCGGGCTGGCGCAGGCGGGAATCGCAAGCGAATGGCTCGTGCTGCCCGCCGGCGAAGGCACCAAGAGCTGGGAGAGCCTCGCGCGCGTCGTCGATTTCCTGCTGGGTCAGGAAGTCGAGCGCAAGGACAACGTGATCGCGCTGGGTGGCGGGGTGATCGGCGACCTCACCGGGTTTGCCGCCTCGATGGTCAAGCGCGGCTGCGGCTTCATCCAGATGCCCACCACGCTCCTCGCCCAGGTCGATTCCAGCGTGGGCGGCAAGACCGCGATCAACACGCCCATGGGCAAGAACCTGGTCGGTGCATTCCACCAGCCCAGCCTCGTGCTGGCCGATCCTTCCAGCCTCGACACGCTGCCCTTGCGCGATGTGCGCGCGGGCTATGCCGAAGTGGTCAAGTATGGCCTGATCGACGACCCCGCCTTCTTCGAATGGTGCGAGGCCAACGCGCAAAGCCTGCTGGCGGGCGACCCTGCCGCGCGCGAGACCGCGATTGCCCGCTCCGTCGCGGCCAAGGCGCGGATCGTGGCGCAGGACGAGAAGGAAACCACCGGCACGCGCGCGCTGCTCAACCTCGGGCACACGTTCGGCCATGCGCTGGAAGCCGAAACCGGCTTTGGCGCGCGCCTGCTCCATGGCGAGGGCGTGGCACTGGGCATGGTGCTGGCCGCGCGCTATTCGGCGCGTCTGGGCCTGATGAGCGGGCAGGACGCAGGGCGCATCAGTGCCCATATCGGCGCGGTGGGCCTGCCCGCCTCGCTCAAGGCGCTGGGCCTTTCGTGCGACGGCGAGCGCCTCAAGAACCACATGCTCCACGACAAGAAGATGGACGCGGGCACCCTGCCCTTCCTGCTCATGCGCGGGATCGGCCAGACGTTCCTGGCCAGGGATGTCGACCTGGCCGACATCGCCGCCTTCCTCGACAGCGAACTGGCCGCCTGA
- a CDS encoding 6-phosphogluconolactonase, which produces MTEPAVIATANPRVRWAQPGDAAAVADRIAAELAKPGPRRLAMTGGSTPLKVFALLKTRGLDWRGTTLALTDDRRVPDDHPASNFGKLFAALGDSGASFERLEEGASVAPFDLVWLGMGEDGHVASLFPTMQALVRPGATVIATTPVPLPPEAPFDRLTLTARALKATREIILVVTGAAKKALIEDVLSGNADYPVSEFLRGADGPPVTIYWSE; this is translated from the coding sequence ATGACTGAGCCTGCTGTCATCGCGACGGCCAATCCGCGCGTGCGCTGGGCGCAGCCGGGCGATGCGGCGGCGGTGGCCGACCGGATCGCCGCCGAACTGGCCAAGCCGGGCCCCAGGCGGCTGGCGATGACCGGCGGATCGACCCCGCTCAAGGTCTTTGCCCTGCTCAAGACGCGGGGGCTGGACTGGCGCGGCACGACCCTGGCCCTGACCGACGACCGCCGCGTGCCCGACGACCATCCGGCGAGCAATTTCGGCAAGCTTTTTGCGGCCTTGGGTGACAGCGGTGCCAGTTTCGAGCGGCTGGAAGAAGGCGCGAGCGTGGCCCCGTTCGATCTCGTGTGGCTGGGCATGGGCGAGGATGGCCATGTCGCCTCGCTGTTCCCGACGATGCAGGCGCTGGTCCGTCCCGGCGCCACGGTGATCGCCACGACGCCGGTCCCCTTGCCGCCCGAAGCCCCGTTCGACCGCCTGACGCTGACCGCGCGGGCCCTGAAAGCGACGCGGGAGATCATCCTTGTCGTGACAGGAGCCGCGAAGAAGGCTTTGATCGAGGACGTTCTTTCGGGCAACGCCGATTACCCGGTTTCCGAATTCCTGCGCGGCGCCGATGGCCCGCCGGTTACCATCTACTGGAGCGAATGA
- a CDS encoding glucokinase yields MELVTVDIGGTHARFALAEVAGGRVVHLGEAVTLKTAEHASLQLAWQEFRRQNGGSLPTSCAIAVAGPVGGEVIKFTNNPWIIRPALIPERLGCDEYVVVNDFAAVAHAVAQAGPEHFLHLSGPDTPLPDEGVLSIVGPGTGLGVAQLWRHGAGYQVQPTEGGHVDYAPLDGIEDAILSRLRKRHRRVSVERVVAGPGIVDIYETLAAIEGAPFIPRDDKAIWTLGTNGEDGLAAAAIDRFCLSLGSVAGDLALAHGACGVVMAGGLGLRIKDTLVRSGFAERFRAKGRFEQIMAQMPVKLITHPQPGLFGAAAAFAQAHRD; encoded by the coding sequence ATGGAACTCGTTACCGTCGACATCGGCGGAACCCACGCGCGTTTTGCCCTTGCCGAAGTGGCGGGCGGGCGCGTCGTGCATCTGGGCGAGGCGGTCACGCTCAAGACCGCCGAGCATGCCAGCCTGCAACTCGCCTGGCAGGAATTTCGCCGCCAGAACGGGGGAAGCCTGCCCACGTCCTGTGCCATCGCGGTGGCCGGGCCCGTGGGGGGCGAGGTGATCAAGTTCACCAACAACCCGTGGATCATTCGCCCCGCGCTGATCCCCGAGCGGCTGGGATGCGACGAATATGTCGTCGTCAACGATTTTGCCGCTGTCGCCCATGCCGTGGCGCAGGCAGGCCCTGAGCATTTCCTGCACCTGTCGGGCCCCGATACGCCGCTGCCCGACGAGGGCGTGCTCAGCATCGTCGGGCCGGGCACCGGGCTGGGGGTGGCCCAGCTCTGGCGCCATGGCGCGGGCTATCAGGTCCAGCCGACCGAGGGCGGGCATGTCGACTATGCGCCGCTCGACGGGATCGAGGATGCGATCCTTTCCCGCCTGCGCAAGCGCCATCGCCGGGTTTCGGTCGAGCGTGTGGTGGCCGGGCCGGGCATCGTCGACATCTACGAGACGCTGGCCGCCATCGAGGGCGCGCCGTTCATTCCGCGCGATGACAAGGCGATCTGGACGCTGGGCACCAATGGCGAGGATGGCCTTGCCGCGGCGGCCATCGACCGCTTCTGCCTGTCGCTGGGCAGCGTGGCGGGCGATCTGGCGCTGGCCCATGGCGCCTGCGGGGTGGTCATGGCCGGCGGGCTGGGCCTGCGCATCAAGGATACGCTCGTGCGCTCGGGCTTTGCCGAACGGTTTCGCGCCAAGGGGCGGTTCGAGCAGATCATGGCCCAGATGCCGGTCAAGCTGATCACCCATCCCCAGCCGGGCCTGTTTGGCGCGGCGGCAGCCTTTGCGCAGGCGCATCGCGACTGA
- a CDS encoding tyrosine recombinase, with protein sequence MSGKLAGRQDETAQDGARQAGASAAFAGSSRPVAAFLEMMAAERGAAANTLAAYARDLAAAEAVVGDLLAADEDDLAGLGEAWIDLAASSVARRLSALRQFMAFAQEEGLREDNPAATLARPRARRPLPRLLTHEEIDRFLDTAEAEAAGGTPEGLRLLALVELLYGSGLRASELVGLPLAALPRDVPFLAVTGKGGQQRLVPVSTRALAALRGWLAVRPGGSNGGGGNAGGKGGGSRFLFPSPRGGHLSRVRLFQLVRELAVKAGIDPEKVSPHVLRHAFATHLLEGGADLRVLQTLLGHADIATTEIYTHVDSARLVELVNARHPLSDCQSARQNDPEGAPEAAPEGDPQNGHSMRGH encoded by the coding sequence GTGAGCGGCAAGCTGGCCGGGCGGCAGGACGAAACGGCGCAGGATGGGGCACGGCAGGCGGGTGCATCCGCCGCTTTTGCAGGGTCTTCGCGCCCGGTTGCCGCTTTTCTGGAAATGATGGCGGCCGAGCGCGGGGCGGCGGCCAACACGCTGGCGGCCTATGCCCGCGATCTGGCGGCGGCAGAGGCTGTGGTCGGCGATCTTCTGGCCGCCGACGAGGACGACCTTGCCGGGCTGGGCGAGGCGTGGATCGATCTGGCTGCCTCCTCGGTGGCACGGCGGCTTTCGGCCTTGCGGCAGTTCATGGCCTTTGCCCAGGAAGAGGGCCTGCGCGAGGACAACCCGGCGGCAACGCTGGCCCGTCCGCGCGCGCGGCGCCCTTTGCCACGCCTGCTGACCCATGAAGAGATCGACCGGTTTCTCGACACCGCCGAGGCCGAGGCCGCAGGCGGGACGCCCGAGGGCCTGCGCCTACTCGCGCTGGTCGAGCTGCTCTATGGTTCGGGCCTGCGGGCGAGCGAACTGGTGGGACTGCCGCTTGCGGCGCTGCCGCGCGACGTGCCGTTTCTGGCGGTGACGGGCAAGGGGGGACAGCAGCGGCTGGTGCCGGTCTCGACCCGCGCGCTGGCGGCCTTGCGGGGCTGGCTGGCGGTTCGTCCCGGTGGAAGCAATGGGGGGGGAGGCAATGCGGGCGGGAAGGGCGGGGGCTCGCGCTTCCTGTTCCCCTCGCCGCGCGGGGGGCATCTGAGCCGGGTGCGGCTGTTCCAGCTGGTCCGCGAACTGGCGGTAAAGGCCGGGATCGACCCCGAAAAGGTCAGTCCGCATGTCCTGCGCCATGCCTTTGCCACGCATCTGCTCGAAGGCGGGGCGGACTTGCGCGTGTTGCAGACACTGCTGGGCCATGCCGACATCGCGACCACCGAAATCTACACCCACGTCGATTCCGCGCGGCTCGTCGAACTGGTCAATGCCCGGCATCCCCTGAGCGATTGCCAGAGTGCCCGGCAAAACGACCCCGAAGGCGCCCCGGAAGCCGCCCCCGAAGGCGATCCCCAAAACGGTCATTCCATGCGGGGCCATTGA
- the edd gene encoding phosphogluconate dehydratase: MMALHPTLAKVTDRIVARSRDTRAAYLALIDRAREAGVNRPTLSCGNLAHGFAASGEDKAALRGGKALNIGIVTAYNDMLSAHQPYGRYPEQIKLFAREVGATAQVAGGVPAMCDGVTQGQDSMELSLFSRDTIAMSTAVGLSHGMFEAALFLGICDKIVPGLIIGGLRFGHLPTILVPSGPMPTGLANKEKVRIRQLYAEGKVGREELLESESASYHGPGTCTFYGTANSNQMMMEMMGLHMPGSSFVLPGTKLRQELTRAAVHRVAQIGWDGDDYRPLGHCVDEKAIINAVVGLLATGGSTNHVIHIPAMARAAGVQIDWDDMDELSRVVPLIASVYPNGAGDVNYFHAAGGMPYVIRELLDNGLAHGDIMTVYGTSLAQGAQEPVMDGDTLTWNPAPTTSVDESMLRPVTAPFQPEGGLRLLQGNLGRGTIKVSAVDPSRWTIEAPARVFDDQNDVLKAFKAGELEKDVVVVVRFQGPAANGMPELHKLTPPLGVLQDRGFRVALVTDGRMSGASGKVPAAIHVSPEARKGGPLARLRDGDVVRVCAQSGQLEVLVSEAEWAAREDAPAPVEAMGVGRELFALMRHHSDPAERGGSAMLAAAGL; this comes from the coding sequence ATGATGGCCCTTCATCCCACTCTCGCCAAGGTCACCGACCGTATCGTTGCGCGCAGCCGCGACACCCGCGCGGCCTATCTCGCCCTGATCGACCGCGCCCGCGAGGCCGGGGTCAACCGGCCCACGCTCTCGTGCGGCAATCTGGCCCACGGCTTTGCCGCCTCGGGCGAGGACAAGGCCGCGCTGCGCGGGGGCAAGGCCCTCAACATCGGCATCGTCACCGCCTACAACGACATGCTTTCCGCGCACCAGCCCTATGGCCGCTATCCCGAGCAGATCAAGCTCTTCGCCCGCGAAGTGGGCGCCACCGCGCAAGTGGCGGGCGGGGTTCCGGCGATGTGCGACGGGGTCACGCAAGGGCAGGATTCGATGGAGCTGTCGCTGTTCAGCCGCGACACCATCGCGATGAGCACCGCCGTTGGCCTGTCGCACGGGATGTTCGAGGCCGCGCTGTTCCTGGGCATCTGCGACAAGATCGTGCCCGGCCTGATCATCGGGGGCCTGCGCTTTGGCCACCTGCCCACGATCCTCGTCCCCTCGGGCCCGATGCCCACCGGCCTTGCCAACAAGGAAAAGGTGCGCATCCGCCAGCTCTATGCCGAAGGCAAGGTGGGCCGCGAGGAACTGCTCGAATCCGAGAGCGCCAGCTATCATGGGCCGGGCACCTGCACGTTCTATGGCACGGCCAATTCGAACCAGATGATGATGGAGATGATGGGGCTGCACATGCCCGGCTCCAGCTTCGTCCTGCCCGGCACGAAGCTGCGTCAGGAACTGACCCGCGCGGCCGTGCATCGCGTGGCGCAGATCGGCTGGGATGGCGACGATTATCGCCCGCTGGGCCATTGCGTCGATGAAAAGGCGATCATCAATGCGGTCGTCGGCCTGCTCGCCACGGGCGGTTCGACCAACCATGTGATCCACATTCCGGCCATGGCCCGTGCGGCGGGCGTCCAGATCGACTGGGACGACATGGACGAGCTTTCGCGCGTGGTGCCGCTGATCGCCAGTGTCTATCCCAATGGCGCGGGCGACGTGAACTATTTCCACGCGGCGGGCGGCATGCCCTATGTGATCCGCGAACTGCTCGACAATGGCCTGGCCCATGGCGACATCATGACCGTCTATGGCACCTCGCTGGCGCAGGGCGCGCAGGAGCCGGTGATGGATGGCGACACGCTGACCTGGAACCCGGCGCCGACGACCAGCGTCGACGAAAGCATGTTGCGCCCGGTCACCGCGCCGTTCCAGCCTGAAGGGGGCCTGCGCCTGCTTCAGGGCAATCTTGGTCGCGGGACGATCAAGGTGAGCGCGGTCGATCCCTCGCGCTGGACGATCGAGGCGCCCGCGCGCGTGTTCGACGACCAGAACGATGTGCTCAAGGCCTTCAAGGCGGGCGAACTGGAGAAGGATGTCGTCGTCGTCGTCCGCTTCCAGGGCCCGGCGGCCAACGGCATGCCCGAACTCCACAAGCTGACCCCGCCGCTCGGCGTGCTTCAGGATCGCGGCTTCCGCGTTGCGCTGGTGACCGACGGGCGCATGTCGGGCGCTTCGGGCAAAGTGCCTGCGGCCATCCACGTCTCGCCCGAGGCGCGCAAGGGCGGCCCGCTCGCCCGTCTGCGCGATGGCGACGTGGTGCGCGTCTGCGCGCAGAGCGGACAGCTTGAAGTGCTGGTGAGCGAGGCCGAATGGGCCGCGCGCGAGGACGCCCCGGCCCCGGTCGAGGCGATGGGCGTCGGGCGCGAGCTTTTCGCGCTGATGCGCCACCATTCCGACCCTGCCGAACGCGGCGGCTCGGCCATGCTGGCTGCTGCCGGGCTTTGA
- a CDS encoding acetyl-CoA carboxylase carboxyltransferase subunit alpha, with protein MISYLEFEKPVAALEARIAELRETAAASGELDIAAEIRRLENKSAELLASTYRALSPWQKTQVARHPARPHFRDYVANMFTGFMPLGGDRLYGEDQAIIGGFARLGDRRVMLIGHEKGHDTQSRIKHNFGMGKPEGYRKAVRLMEMASRFGLPVVTLVDTSGAFPGVEAEERGQAEAIARSTQACLELGVPMVATIVGEGGSGGAVALASAERVLMLEHAVYSVISPEGCASILWRTAAKAPDAAEAMKVTAQDLLGLGVIDRIVAEPVGGAHRDPVATCASLATAIGEELDHLAGKTPDSLRALRAERFLRIGA; from the coding sequence ATGATTTCGTACCTCGAATTCGAAAAGCCCGTCGCCGCTCTCGAAGCCCGTATCGCCGAACTGCGCGAAACGGCTGCTGCCAGTGGCGAACTGGACATCGCCGCCGAGATCCGCCGCCTGGAAAACAAGTCGGCTGAACTTCTGGCCAGCACCTATCGTGCGCTCTCGCCCTGGCAGAAGACGCAAGTGGCGCGCCACCCCGCGCGCCCGCATTTCCGCGACTATGTGGCCAACATGTTCACCGGCTTCATGCCGCTGGGCGGGGACCGTCTCTATGGCGAGGACCAGGCCATCATCGGGGGCTTTGCGCGCCTTGGGGACCGCCGGGTCATGCTGATCGGCCACGAAAAGGGCCACGACACGCAGAGCCGGATCAAGCACAATTTCGGCATGGGCAAGCCCGAAGGCTACCGCAAGGCGGTGCGCCTGATGGAAATGGCCAGCCGATTCGGGCTGCCGGTGGTCACGCTGGTCGATACTTCGGGCGCGTTTCCGGGCGTGGAAGCCGAAGAACGCGGCCAGGCCGAGGCGATTGCCCGCTCGACGCAGGCCTGCCTCGAACTGGGCGTGCCGATGGTCGCCACGATCGTGGGCGAGGGCGGCTCGGGCGGCGCGGTGGCGCTGGCGAGCGCCGAGCGCGTGCTGATGCTCGAACATGCGGTCTATTCGGTGATCTCGCCCGAAGGCTGCGCGTCGATCCTGTGGCGTACGGCGGCCAAGGCCCCCGATGCCGCCGAAGCGATGAAGGTGACCGCGCAGGACCTGCTGGGCCTTGGCGTGATCGACCGCATCGTGGCCGAGCCGGTGGGCGGGGCCCATCGCGATCCGGTCGCGACCTGTGCGTCGCTGGCCACGGCCATTGGCGAGGAACTCGATCATCTGGCGGGCAAGACGCCTGATTCCCTGCGCGCCCTGCGCGCCGAACGGTTCCTGCGCATCGGGGCCTGA
- a CDS encoding ROK family protein — MTQTPLSSAPLVGAIEAGGTKFIAALATAQGEVLARARIPTETPETCFPALAAFFGAAQEQHGKASAFGVASFGPIDIDPASPAYGTFTTTPKPGWQGARFHDVLASFGAPIVVDTDVNGACLGEWMKGAGREKDGSHCRTLAYTTIGTGIGTGVVRDGRSLMGISHFESGHIPCPHDHATDPFPGNCPFHGDCLEGLTSGPAIEKRWGKSLDQLADDPSAIDLIGGYIAHLATSLVLLHMPDRLIFGGGVMKAPGLVESVRRQTQARLAGYVRHPRLDAGLETYIVTPGLGDDAGITGAIALACQTLPQ, encoded by the coding sequence ATGACCCAAACCCCCTTATCCAGCGCCCCGCTGGTCGGCGCCATCGAGGCCGGTGGCACCAAGTTCATCGCGGCCCTGGCCACCGCGCAAGGCGAAGTGCTCGCCCGCGCCCGCATCCCGACCGAAACGCCCGAAACCTGCTTTCCCGCGCTCGCCGCCTTCTTTGGCGCCGCGCAGGAGCAGCACGGCAAGGCCAGCGCCTTTGGCGTCGCCAGCTTCGGCCCGATCGACATCGACCCGGCCTCGCCCGCCTATGGCACCTTCACCACCACCCCCAAGCCGGGCTGGCAGGGCGCGCGCTTTCATGACGTGCTGGCCTCGTTCGGCGCCCCCATCGTCGTCGATACCGATGTCAACGGCGCCTGCCTTGGCGAATGGATGAAGGGCGCCGGGCGCGAAAAGGACGGATCGCACTGCCGCACGCTGGCCTATACCACCATCGGCACGGGTATCGGCACCGGCGTGGTGCGCGACGGGCGTTCGCTGATGGGCATTTCGCACTTCGAGAGCGGCCACATCCCCTGCCCGCACGACCATGCGACCGACCCCTTCCCCGGCAACTGCCCGTTCCATGGCGATTGCCTCGAAGGGCTGACCTCGGGCCCGGCCATTGAGAAGCGCTGGGGCAAGAGCCTCGACCAGCTGGCCGACGATCCATCCGCCATCGACCTCATCGGCGGCTATATCGCCCATCTGGCGACAAGCCTCGTCCTGCTCCACATGCCCGACCGCCTGATCTTCGGGGGCGGGGTGATGAAGGCGCCCGGCCTCGTGGAATCGGTCCGCCGCCAGACGCAGGCCCGCCTCGCCGGCTATGTCCGCCATCCCCGGCTCGACGCAGGCCTCGAAACCTACATCGTCACCCCCGGCCTTGGCGACGATGCCGGGATCACCGGGGCCATTGCGCTGGCCTGCCAGACCCTCCCCCAATAA
- a CDS encoding tRNA-binding protein encodes MHLVHDPAAPAQDTIGFDDFLKVDIRIGTVITAEELVGARKPSIRLLIDFGPGIGQKKSCAQVAALYDPAGLVGRQIAAVVNFPPRQVGKAMSEVLTLGFADAQDRVVLAMPERPVPDGTRLF; translated from the coding sequence ATGCATCTTGTTCACGACCCCGCCGCCCCCGCTCAGGACACCATCGGTTTCGATGATTTCCTCAAGGTCGACATTCGCATCGGCACGGTGATCACCGCCGAGGAACTGGTCGGCGCGCGCAAGCCTTCGATCCGGCTGCTGATCGATTTCGGGCCGGGGATCGGCCAGAAGAAGAGCTGCGCGCAAGTGGCCGCGCTCTATGACCCGGCGGGGCTCGTCGGGCGGCAGATTGCCGCGGTCGTCAATTTCCCGCCCCGACAGGTGGGCAAGGCGATGTCCGAGGTCTTGACGCTCGGGTTTGCCGATGCGCAGGACCGCGTGGTTCTGGCCATGCCCGAGCGGCCCGTGCCCGACGGGACGCGGTTGTTCTAG
- a CDS encoding shikimate kinase, producing MDHESSLLTSAEIARIARRIDRPVVLVGMMGVGKTTVGRKLAAMLDVPFVDADEEIERAAQMPIPEIFAAYGEPHFRSGERRVIARLLGHENPDAPRKRKVLATGGGAFVDPDTRALILDKAISVWLDSDIDTLVERVGRKDNRPLLRGGNPREILTRLREERRPFYQQAAIHITSGNQPHTVTAGRILKAIDAWL from the coding sequence ATGGACCACGAAAGCTCTCTCCTGACCTCGGCGGAAATCGCCCGGATCGCCCGCCGCATCGACCGGCCCGTGGTATTGGTCGGCATGATGGGCGTGGGCAAGACGACCGTAGGCCGCAAGCTGGCCGCGATGCTCGACGTGCCCTTCGTCGATGCCGACGAGGAAATCGAACGCGCCGCACAGATGCCGATCCCGGAAATCTTCGCCGCCTATGGCGAACCCCATTTCCGCAGCGGCGAACGCCGGGTCATCGCCCGCCTGCTGGGCCATGAAAATCCCGATGCGCCGCGCAAGCGCAAGGTTCTGGCTACCGGCGGGGGCGCCTTCGTCGATCCCGACACCCGCGCGCTGATCCTCGACAAGGCGATTTCGGTCTGGCTCGACAGCGACATCGACACCCTCGTCGAACGCGTGGGCCGCAAGGACAACCGCCCCCTCCTGCGCGGCGGCAACCCGCGTGAGATCCTCACGCGCCTGCGCGAGGAACGCCGCCCGTTCTACCAGCAGGCCGCCATCCACATCACCAGCGGCAACCAGCCCCACACGGTGACCGCAGGCCGCATCCTGAAAGCGATTGACGCATGGCTGTAA